The genomic stretch AGTCAACCGTCGACCAGCCAACCAGCGCCCTTCCTCCGGCGCGGCTCCCAGCAAACCATTCCGCACAGGGCCGCCACCTTTCACGACATCAGGTGAAGTCGATCTGAAAGGTTTTCCCCCGTGTCATCTCAAATCTCCATCTCTACGTTTTTCCGCTGCTCGGAAATGGGAATGATTCTGCAGTCCTTGAAGGCGACGTTCCCCGGCAGCTGGAAACTCAGTTTTGCGTTCATGAGGCCCGCGACTTGCATGCCCTCGATCACTCTGACGCCCGTGGATCTCACCGTATCGCGCACCGTTTCATTCGCCGTATCGCAGCCGAGAACGATCACAGCATCGTGCTTTCTCGCCGCTTTCTCGAGCTTCTTGCGTCGGCCGCCAGTCCACATGCACATGAACCATTGGTGGTAGATGGAGCTTCTGAACACCTCCGTCTTGACTCTCTTTTCGCCGAGTCGCGCCCGCAGGTCTTTGATGTACTGCTCGAAAGGCGCAGATTTCAGCACGCTTCTGAACAGCTTCATGAACGGTTGTTTCTGGTTGACAGCCACGGTCACGGCAGGGCACAAGTTGCAGGGGACGATCAGGGCAGAGCTTACCCCTTCAGCCTGCGCGACGATGTCCAGGTCTCGGAGATGAATTGGCATGGTTTCCTCCTGTTGAATTTCTCTTCGGATCTCATGAAATGGTGCGAAACCTCTGGTCAGCGCTCAACACTCGTGCTTGCGATCGCAACGGAACACGTTGTTCTCGTCGCGATAGAATCTGCACTCCTGGTTGAGGGCTTCCTTGAGACGGCGGCGAGCACGATGGATGCGAATTTTCGCCGTGGCCAGCGAGCAGCCGGCGATCTCGGCGACCTGCGCGGCGGTCTGCCCCTCGAGGTCGTGGAGCACCAAAGCCGTTCGGTAGTCCTCCGGCAGGCTGTCGATGACCTCTCGGACGCAGCCGCTCATCTCATCGATGACCATGCGCTGATCGATTTCAGCATCGAAAACCTGGGCAGGCTCTGTCTCGTCGATCTCGACCATCTGCGCCCTGCTATGCGGCCGGCGAAAGTGGTCAGTGGCCACCCGGGTGGCAATTGTGAACGCCCAGGT from Acidobacteriota bacterium encodes the following:
- a CDS encoding RNA polymerase sigma factor — protein: MKAESSQFVFEDVAQELSGPLRRYFERLVGNRATADDLLQDALLKIARGLPEFEGRSSVKTWAFTIATRVATDHFRRPHSRAQMVEIDETEPAQVFDAEIDQRMVIDEMSGCVREVIDSLPEDYRTALVLHDLEGQTAAQVAEIAGCSLATAKIRIHRARRRLKEALNQECRFYRDENNVFRCDRKHEC